A portion of the Aythya fuligula isolate bAytFul2 chromosome 10, bAytFul2.pri, whole genome shotgun sequence genome contains these proteins:
- the PHF2 gene encoding lysine-specific demethylase PHF2 isoform X1, which produces MATVPVYCICRLPYDVTRFMIECDACKDWFHGSCVGVEEEEAPDIDIYHCPNCEKTHGKSTLKKKRNWHKHDTGQTTEVKPVQNGSQVFIKELRSRTFPSAEDIVVKVPGSQLTTEYLEENGFTEPILVPKKDGLGLSVPAPTFYVSDVENYVGPERSVDVTDVTKQKDCKMKLKEFVDYYYSTNRKRVLNVTNLEFSDTRMSSFVEPPDIVKKLSWVENYWPDDALLAKPKVTKYCLICVKDSYTDFHIDSGGASAWYHVLKGEKIFYLIKPASANISLYERWQSAANHSEMFFADQVDKCYKCTVKQGQTLFIPSGWIYATLTPVDCLAFAGHFLHSLSVEMQMRAYEVERRLKIVSLTQFPNFETACWYMGKHLLETFKGLHKAGQQPPAHLLQGAKILNGAFRSWTKKQALAEHEDELPENFKPAQLIKDLAKEIRLSENASKASKADTSANTNAEETCPVEKEDAPSPVQVTPPPPPVEKLPKKKTPKTVKTPKQLKPSKPPKPPKPPKPPKPPKTPKVKGEGKKKGKKAKESPPPAIPNLDLLEAHTKEALTKIETPKKGKAAKNVLSVPNKETANKQNEVEKFEAREQNKSKTEAKWKYKNSKPDSLLKMEEEHKSEKTPLSGNKDNKFTFSFSNKKLLGSKGVKTQLNTSVFGSLQNFKEDKAKPVRDEYEYVSDDGELKIDEFPIRRKKNTTKRELPFLSDKKDTLQHTPVKKPKVESVSYKSDDSSDEDLLHIDTEAKPGRNSKVKKESGSSAGILDLLQASKEVGGLEYNTNSQPPASPSTQEAIQGMLSMANLQSSDSCLQASWGTNQAKNNSISTQNSKKTGGGSNKNAGKRLLKKSTKNSIDIEDYDEDQDHLDACFKDSDYVYPSLESDEDNPVFKSRSKKRKSSDDAPYSPTARVGPSVPRQDRPVREGTRVASIETGLAAAAAKLSQQEEQKGKKKKNTKKKLSTNNANKPAQEGSSPEPKLESHASSLTDHEYTAGASTFGVAQPNRGSQPMAPGVFLTQRRPSSSSQNNASAKGKRTKKGMATAKQRLGKILKIHRNGKLLL; this is translated from the exons TGCTGAAGATATAGTAGTGAAAGTGCCAGGCAGCCAACTAACAACAGAGTATCTGGAAGAAAATGGTTTCACAGAGCCCATCCTGGTTCCAAAGAAGGATGGTCTGGGATTGTCTGTACCAGCACCCACGTTCTACGTCAGCGATGTTGAAAACTACGTTG gACCAGAGAGAAGTGTTGATGTCACTGATGTCACCAAACAGAAAGACTGCAAGATGAAGCTGAAGGAATTTGTGGATTACTACTACAGTACAAACAGGAAAAGGGTCCTCAATGTGACTAACCTGGAGTTCTCGGACACGAG GATGTCCAGTTTTGTCGAACCTCCAGATATAGTTAAGAAGTTGTCCTGGGTGGAAAACTATTGGCCTGATGATGCTCTTCTGGCTAAACCAAAAGTGACCAAGTACTGCCTGATCTGTGTGAAGGACAGCTACACAGATTTCCACATAGATTCAGGAGGAGCTTCTGCATGGTACCATGTGCTGAAG ggagaaaaaatattttatctcatCAAACCAGCCTCTGCAAATATTTCTCTCTATGAACGCTGGCAATCAGCAGCAAACcacagtgaaatgttttttgcaGACCAGGTAGATAAATGTTACAAATGCACAGTTAAACAAGGACAGACACTCTTCATTCCTTCAG gTTGGATTTATGCAACTCTAACACCTGTAGACTGCCTGGCCTTTGCAGGACATTTTCTACATAGTCTAAGTGTTGAAATGCAGATGAG GGCATATGAAGTAGAAAGACGATTGAAAATTGTCAGTCTAACACAGTTTCCAAACTTCGAAACTGCATGTTGGTATATGGGAAAGCATCTATTAGAGACATTCAAAg GTTTGCACAAAGCTGGGCAACAACCACCTGCTCATTTACTCCAAGGAGCAAAAATTCTCAATGGTGCTTTCAGGTCATGGACTAAGAAACAG GCTTTAGCAGAGCATGAAGATGAACTACCAGAAAACTTCAAACCAGCACAGCTTATCAAGGACCTTGCCAAAGAAATACGATTAAGTGAG AATGCTTCGAAAGCCAGCAAAGCAGACACGAGTGCCAACACAAATGCTGAGGAGACCTGTCCTGTGGAGAAGGAGGATGCACCTTCACCCGTCCAAGTGACACCTCCACCCCCACCTGTAGAAAAGCTCCCTAAAAAAAAGACCCCAAAAACTGTGAAAACCCCCAAACAACTCAAGCCATCCAAGCCTCCTAAGCCCCCCAAGCCTCCCAAACCCCCCAAACCTCCCAAAACACCAAAAGtcaagggagaaggaaaaaagaaaggaaagaaggcaaAAGAGAGTCCACCGCCAGCAATCCCGAATCTTGACTTGCTGGAGGCACACACAAAGGAGGCTCTGACAAAGATTGAGACGccaaagaagggaaag gctgcaAAGAATGTTTTAAGTGTTCCCAATAAAGAAACAGCTAATAAGCAAAATGAGGTGGAGAAATTTGAAGCTCgagagcaaaataaaagcaaaacagaagccAAATGGAAATATAAG aacaGTAAACCTGATTCATTAttgaaaatggaagaggaaCACAAATCAGAAAAGACGCCTTTATCAGGAAATAAGGACAACAAATTTACATTCTCTTTCTCTAATAAGAAGTTGCTTGG ttcaaaggGAGTCAAAACCCAACTGAATACTAGTGTGTTTGGGTCACTGCAGAattttaaagaagataaagCAAAACCTGTACGAGATGAATATGAGTATGTGTCAGATGATGGTGAGCTAAAAATCGATGAATTTCCaatcagaaggaagaaaaacactacaaaaaGAGAACTGCCCt ttttatcaGATAAAAAAGACACTCTGCAGCATACTCCTGTTAAGAAGCCAAAGGTGGAGTCGGTGTCATATAAG agtGATGACTCGTCAGATGAAGATTTGCTTCACATTGACACAGAGGCAAAGCCAGGGCGTAATTCCAAAGTAAAGAAAGAGAGCGGAAGTTCAGCAGGAATTCTTGACCTTTTGCAGGCAAGCAAGGAAGTTGGGGGTTTAGAGTATAACACCAACAG TCAGCCACCTGCCTCACCCAGCACGCAAGAAGCAATCCAGGGCATGCTATCGATGGCAAACCTCCAGTCATCAGATTCCTGCCTCCAGGCATCCTGGGGTACCAATCAGGCGAAGAATAACTCCATCTCCACACAGAACTCTAAAAAAACAGGCGGTGGTAGTAACAAAAATGCTGGCAAGCGGTTactaaagaaaagcacaaaaaacagTATTGACATTGAAGATTACGATGAAGATCAGGACCATTTAGATGCCTGTTTTAAAGATTCAGATTATG TTTACCCTTCTCTTGAATCGGATGAAGATAATCCAGTATTCAAATCTCggtcaaagaaaaggaaaagctcagATGATGCCCCTTATAGCCCAACAG CACGAGTCGGCCCCTCGGTGCCTCGACAGGACAGACCAGTGCGAGAGGGTACAAGAGTCGCCTCCATTGAAACCggacttgctgctgctgccgcaaAGCTGTCACAGCAG GAGGAAcaaaaaggcaagaagaaaaaaaataccaaaaagaaGCTGTCAACCAACAACGCGAACAAACCGGCTCAGGAAGGCAGCTCGCCAGAGCCGAAGCTGGAGTCACATGCCAGCAGCCTCACAGATCACGAGTACACCGCAGGGGCCAGCACCTTTGGGGTCGCCCAGCCTAACAGGGGATCACAGCCGATGGCACCCGGTGTTTTCCTCACACAGAGGAGACCCTCATCATCCTCGCAGAACAATGCCTCCGCCAAAG GAAAGCGCACGAAGAAGGGGATGGCCACGGCCAAGCAGCGGCTCGGCAAGATCCTGAAGATCCACCGGAATGGCAAGCTGCTGCTCTAG